GTTTAAGTTTGTTGGAGATTTGACTGCAGATCATGGTTTCGTAGTCAACGGCAATAACTACGAACCCAATGGTTTTGCTTTTTACGATGCTGAGTTGATACTCGGGGGACCCGGTGGAGGCTCAAAGACTACCGATTGTTCATCTAACTTGCAGTTGCAGTTAGAATACTGGAACGGACACAACTTCCAACAGGTTGTTAACGCATTCAACTTTGGAAGCGACACTGCTGAAGGTATTCATAATGTTGTTTCTTCTGGAATGTACTATAATGTCAATGGGACGCTTTTTGCCAATGTTACTGATGGCAATGGTAGTTTGGAACAGATATATAATAGATCCGAAATAGGAATAATTAACGTCTCAACGGACATGCAATCAGGTACCTTAATAATCAATGAAACATCCTATCCTTTTATAAATGGTGACATCAACATTACGCTATTTCCCGGAAATTATGTATGGGAGTTGTACAGTCCAGAAGGCATTATTGTAACTCAAGGCAACTTCAGTCTATTACCAGGTCAGTATCTTGCACTTATGACCTCCTCTACTTACGCTACTGTTTTCACTGAAATTGGCCTTCAAGCAGGAACTATATGGTACGTGAATATTACAGGAAATAATTTGACTTATGATTCCGGCCCGATATCCGGCACTTCCCATTCTTTTCAACTAACGAACGGATCTTATACATATACTGTTGCTACATCTGATCACACATACAAGCCGTCTGCGTATTCAGGTTCTTTCCCGGTGGATGGTACTGCAGTCACAGTGTCCATTACCTTTAGTGAAGTGACATATTTCATCATATTCACAGAATCCAATCTTCCGAGTGGATCGACATGGTATGTGAACATAACAGGTCATGATTCAGGTCCAATTACAGCATCCACTTACACTCTTTCCTTGCCTAACGGAACATACTCATACACCGTATCGACATCGGATCACACATACGGGCCGTCTTCATCTTCGGGTTCTGTCGCAGTTGCCGGTTCCACAGCATCTAAATCAGTAAGTTTCGCGGAGTTATATACTGTTACATTCACAGAATCAGGTCTCTCCTCTGGAACATCGTGGTCTGTGACCTTGAACGGAACAACGGAATCCTCTACCACGAATACGATCACCTTCTCCTTACCCAATGGAACATACTCATACACCATCGCTAATATATCCGGATACAACATATCAAAACCCTCAGGTTCCGTAACGGTCAATGGAAAGAATGTGACTCAATCCATAAACTTCTCCCAGGCACCTTCAACCACGCCCCCACCAAAGAAGCCCTCAACTCCTACATCCTCAAACACCGATCTCTACATAATCATAGGCGCAGTAGTAGCAGTTGCTGTTGTTGGTGCAGTCGTTGCGATAATGAGGAAGAAGAAATGATATTTTTCTCCAATATTTCCTTCTGTTCAATTTTGTTAATCTTATAATGTCTGTGATCTTACTTTTTGTTAGTGAAGCATGTGTATAAGGACTTTTGTTCCCAAACATGATTTTGTATACTATTACGTAATTCTTCAATCAGAAAACATTGTGCAATATAATGCATTATAAATCGCATTATTGAGTATTATGATGTGTAATAATTGATGTTCCACAGCATTTACTTCAACACCGACAAGCATTTCATTGGCGTATCAATTCGATATTTCTGTTCTTTCCAAACATTCTCTTAGAATAATCCTTCAACTTTGATTCATCTATTCTATTTCTGAGCTCAGTCATGGTCTCAGGATCTAGTTTAATCCCATAGTATGTGAAATCAAGAAGCGTCTTCTCTGGATCTGATACGGGAACAAATATTCCATCATAGTTCATGTAATCAAATCCAAAAAATCTCTCTGGGCCGATTCTATGTACTATGACCTTGATTCCCATGAGTTCTCTCGTTCCTGGATTCGCCTTAGTTCTCGTTATTATCACAGGAACTGATTGTTGTGTCCATATTTTTCTGATCGTAAGGGCATATTCGAGACCGTAATAGAACGGTCTAAATTTGAATCCAACTACGGCCTCATTTTCTTGTAGAGTATAGATCCCTTTGCCAATCTTTATTACCTTCCCGGAGTGTACCATATTGTGAAGCATTAATCTGATATAGCTTTCACTTGCGCCGAGACGGGACAGAAACCTTCTTGCATCACTCATAGAAAAAAGATTATGTTTAGAAAAGAAATCTATAAATGATTTTTCATATTTCATCAAGCCACCTCTTAATGTATGTAACCATACTGATAAAACTCAGATTGCTTGTCCCTGAATAGAGTAAAGAGGATAATATCTGTTCATCGACTGGTGTTGGGATCTCATTCAGGAACCTGTAAAGCTTGGTTCTAATAAAATAATCGCGCTTATCTAACCAATTCGTTAGAACAAAAAGATCGTATATGTCCCTGATGAATCTTCGACCAAGATATGCCTCTACTTTCCTCACCATCAACTCTGTTGCGCTCAGAACGCTTATTGTCTTTGTAGATCCGTCAATTCTTGAGTATGCTCTTATCTCATTTTCAGCGTACCCTTCCTTTGTTTCCAGCAGGAGCTCAGCCTGATTGTTTGATATCCTAACTGTGGTTGGAAATTCTGGATCTTGCCATATAAGTCTAAGACCGTACTTGTTAAGCGAGGAAACGAAACTGTCGAAAGATCTCTTATCCAAGTACATATCTATATCCTCTGAGAATCTGGTTCCTCCAAAACATCTCCATATCGCCGTCCCTCCGTATAACAAAGCATCTGATTGATACTTATCATAGATAATATCAATCACGTAGTCTTGGAGTTCTGATAGCTTAAGTCTATTTCCACGTAGGAATGCCCCTATTGGTTCCATCTTAGTAAGTAATTGTTATATTATATTATAACTTTCACTTACCGGTTATTGCAATCGATTTACGTACAGGATCAATCATAAGAGTGTGTCTCCTTGAATAAAAAGAAGTAACTCGATCGAACTTATCGACGCAAAATGATCAGAAACTTAAGTTGCATGGCCTATATTTATGAATAACATCAACATGTAAATGAGGATTATGAATTAAGATAAATTCGCAAATAACGGCAGAAACAAACTCTAATTGAAAGAGCAAAATCCATCTTCAAGTCCCACATCTCCGAACACTGATCTCTACATAATCATAGGTGCTGTAGCTGCGGTTGCTGTTGTTGGTGCGGCCGTAACGATAATGATGAGGAAGAGAAAATGATATTTTTCTCCAATCTTTTCTTTATGGATCAATTTTATCAATTATGTTAAGTTCAAGATCCAATTCCTTGCTATTGAAAGCACATGGATAGGTATTCTTTGTCTTACGCATGATTCTTGGCACTACGCGGGATAGAGAAGTTTGCTGATCCGAGCACGAAGATGATACTTTCAGACAGGCTCAAACAGAACCCATATACGGATGAGATGTTGAGTATTGCATACAGTTCAAGAGGGAAATGACCGAGAAACGCTGATCCGATAGGGCCCTAACCATATTTCAGCGCTATAGGAAATGGATAAAAGTTAAAATATTGATAAGGGATTATTTAATGTGGATCTTAGAATTTCAAACCTTTCAAAGTCCTTTGGTAAAATTAAGGCACTAAATTCAATTTCTATGGAAATATCTGGGAATGGCGTCATAGGTTATCTTGGTCCAAACGGTGCTGGTAAGACAACTACCATAAAGGTAATGGCAGGTCTCATCAGACCCGATTCTGGAGATGTATTCATTAATGGTTTTTCCATAACGAGTGATAAACGCACTGCACTATCTAAGATCTCAAGTGTAGTTGAAACGCCATCTCCATATCCTTATCTGACAGTGAAAGAGTATCTTCTTCTTATTGGTTCACTGAGGGGCATGGAGCGAAACCTAGTCAAAAATAAGATTGATGAATTGCAGAAAACATTCAGATTGGAGGATCTGAATCAAAGTTGCGGTCATCTCTCCAAGGGTAACAAACAGAGGGTCATATTGATGGCTGCACTTCTTCCAGAAACAGAAATCATAATTCTTGATGAGCCCACATCGGGGCTTGATCCGATAGAATCTAAAATATTCCGCGATTACATGAAGATTTTGAAAAGAGAAAAATTGTTATTCATAAGTTCGCACCTCATGTTTGAAGTTTCTGACTTGTGTGATGAAGTTATCTTCATAAATAAAGGAAAGATAATATCGAGGATGTCTGTTGCTGAAGTCAATAAAATGTTCGAAGGCAAAGGAGCCCTGGGAATGGAGGAGGCGTACATTAAGATGATAGGCGGAGACAAATGAAGCCAAGTTTCATGAAAGTGACGAACGCATTCTACCTTACTTTTCTTCGTTACTACGTTCGGAGCTGGAGATTCTACGGAATGCTCATTGTTTCGGCGTTGCTTTCCGTTATGATGGCTACAGTCTACTTCTCCGGTGCCATCAAATTTCCACACTTGGCAGCCTCATTCATAAGCGATGTTCTTGGGAACGTAACCCTGGTTATAGTGGTGGTTGCGGTATTTTTTGGAGGGGATGCATTTGCTCAAGATTTCTATTCTGGCACAGGGCTCATGATCTTGACCCAGCCTATCTCAAGGATATCAGTTTATGTAGGAAGGCTCTTCGGCGCTCTCACATCTGGAGTTTTGGTGATTGGCGTTTACTATGCGGTAGATGCTGCAGCAAGCTTATATCACTACTCCTCAATCCCAGCAGGAATAGTAAGTTCCTACGGACTCGCAATCCTTTTCTTACTAGCCAGTTTGTCTTTTGCCTTCTTTTTCAGTACCTTGTTCAGGAGCATTCCTGTTTCTATCATATCATCATTTATGCTACTCTTCGTGGGTTTTCTAGCGATAGAACAGGTCGTACTTCAGTTAGGAAGGGAACCGTGGTACATTCTTACCTATGGTGGTGATGCGATCGATGCGGTCCCTCTTCCCACCTATCCACCCCACATTTCATCCTATGTTATCAACGGAGTTCAAGTAACATCTTATTTCCCGACGGTGGCAGAGTCGGTCATAATAATGCTCTCGTACTTTGCTATTACCACAATGATCTCCATTATAGTATATAATGCAAGACAGCTTAGATAGGGGCACCGATAAAAGCGAGGAGAACGGCATTCGAAGTCTCTTTGGGCAAGGAAAAATGCCAATACTCTTGATATCAGTCCTGACAGAATTACCGTGGCAGGTGACAGTTTCAGCGGAGACTTTCGGCTGTTGTCTGCATGATGATCAAGGACCGCGGCATTGAAGAACCCAAGTTTCAGGTTCTATTCTATCCTCCTCTCGACCTGGACTTCTTCTCCGAATCAATAAGTGAATTCTCTGATGGGTTTTTCCTCACTGGAGATCAGACTGACTTGTTCGCAGAGATGTACATGAGAAATAAGGATAATGCTCTAAACTCCTATTTATCTCCGATACTGCACAGCGATCTCTCACGATTGCCTGAAGCAGTAATCATAACAGTAGAGCATGATCCCCTTAGGGACGATGGGGAAACCTATGTTGCGAAGCTTGGATCGGCAGGCGTTCAGGTGACCGGCATAAGGGCAATGAGAATGATTCATGGGTTGCTGAACTTTACACTGGTTCTTCCTGTTGCTACAGGCGTTGCCGACATGGTTTGTCCCTTGTCGGAAAGAAACTGGGTTCCGGCCCTCATGAGTGATCCGAGCCCTCTAAGTGGCTTGAAAAGAGAGTTTGTAACCAATCTTATGACGGGGATTTATAATAGTGAATTTAAAAAGCTTAAGGGGACACAAAAATTCTAGGGATATTTCAGAAATCATAAACATTAGCACGATTAAGAGTCTTATGTAAATCCTACAAGATGCCTCTGACATCACTTTTTTTATGTGAGCTAAGGGAAGAAAAGTTTTTAACCAAAGATACAGGTTCCTGCATGACCGAACAGACTTATTTGATAAAAAAACAATTTCTAATTATATTTTGTTTAGGTCGTTACGCCATTTTTGTAATAATTCTATTGATGTTTCTCGTACATCTTCAAGTTTCAGCACTAGGCGCTTAGCTTTTGACCAGCCAATAGTATAGTCTTCATCCTCAACAATTACATACATTTTAAATGGCGATCTTTTCTCGCTCTGATGATCTTGAAGATTTCTGTCTATATACGCAGAATAGGCATGAGTGAGTATCTCAATTTTCCTGCCCCTTGCATATAATGATATCTCCTTCAGGTTTTCTGCTTGTCTTTTTAAAATTTCTTCTGCTATATCCTGAACATGGCTATTCTCATCAACAAAAATAGCATCTGGGAAGTAATCGAGTATTTTTGATATCCATTTCGGTCCGTGATTTGCCGGAGAAAACATAACATCCATAACAAAGCCATTTAGATATCCTGCCCTTGTAAGGTTATAAAATTTTTTAATGTTCGAACCAAGTTTGCTCTTGAATGCCTTTTCCATCAGAGTTTTAGCATCATCATATTTACCTTTATCTTCTAAATTTATTATTTTAAGAGCTATTGCTAAGGCGTTAAATATCTCCTCTGGCCATTCAGCTCTCTTAAGAATTTTTATTTGCCTAATCTGAGTCTCTGATAATGCGGTGGAATGTATAACCGAAACGCTTGAATCAAACGAAACGCCGTATCCCTCATTATTTTCTATGCCGGATGCTAGATTTCGTGTGAATTCCTTAAAATCCTTTTTATCGTACGTTTTATCAGTCTTATCAACATTAATATTCATGTAAATATTATTATTAATTACTACATTGTTCGAGTTTTTAATCATGCCATTCTTGTTGATTTCTATGACGTTACCAGAATCAGGATCTATAAAACTTATTTTGAGCCACTTAAATGCTTTAGATACATATTTCTTCAATAAAGCTAAAAAGGCTATTGAAACCATATTCCTAATAGCTCTTGAAGTATTCTTCTGCTTCTATTAGATCAGTTATGACATCTAAGGATCCAGGTAACACAGCCTTGACATCTGCAATTCTGACATAACTGGATCGATCATGCGTTAAAACTCTTTTATCTTCTTTAAGCAAATAACCATTTTTATCAATAGAAAAGCCCATACCTTCAAGGATTTCTTCTTTTTCAACTCCTTGAAAGTTGATCAATAGTATATTATTATTTTTAGTCATTTCTGAACATGTTATTCCAAGGTCCAATAAAAGGATTATTCTATTAAAAAGCATGCAAACTTATTACGACTTAGAGATCGTAGAATACCATTATCCTTGCGATCCTTTTCCAACTTCCCTATGGTAGCTTCTGATGATTATTCTCGACCAGTGCGAAGGAATCGTCTTTGATTCCGATGAATTTGGTTCCTCTGGCGCATTTTATTCAAGTGATTTTTTGGGTTTATGGCAATATTTTTATTTTCCACTATGAATATTTATCCATTTTATTGGTTCTCGTAGCAGTGGGAAAATAAAACGATTTTTATATTCCATTTTATTACCCTTTATTTCCCCTTATTTCCCTATTTATTTCCCTAGTGGTAAATATACTACGTATATACTCTCTTTTTTCCCGACATGAGACTTGCAGTTTCTCAAAATTTAGATCGGAAATCTGGGGTGGGGAAATAAAATGGAAAAACGTAATGGTTCAGAGGTTAAGGAGAGATGGATTCTCATATCAGAACGAGAACATAAAGAACACTAATATGTCAAACCTTCCTTGTCCTTACATGTTCGCTTTGATTCCATTCTTCACCCTAGTTAACAGATCAGACTCGTTTAAGTAAGGTTCTTAGACCATACCCTTTTCTCTGAAAGGCGCGGAGATCACCTTTTGATTTACCTGTGATTCTCTCTTACAGCTGCTTAAGCTTTGCTCGAAGATAAAGATCGACCCTTTCCCATTCAATTTTTTCTGTTCAGTTTTACTTTTTTAAACACTCGATAAATATTATTTGTACGTGCACTTAAATTATCGTGCAGATCGTCAAGAATTCAAATGTGAATAGAGAATGTGCAATGGACAGAAATAAAAAAATCGCCACCACAGAATCATTATCCCTCGAAATAGTTCAAGAGTCAATTGTGATGTTTGTTTCTTTCATCCCCCTGTACGATCGTGAGGAGAGATTCATGGAGAATTATAATTGATATTTTACCGATAGTTTAAATGTACGTGGCGGAATCCATAATTTTGATGGATTCGCGGTTGAAATTGAATCTATTCAAATAATCCGAATAGTGCTTGAGTCTCAGAGCATCGTTGGTGAATCCTTCGAGAGTGCCAAGAGACTTTGGGTGTGTGAAGGAATTGTTCATAGTATTTCTAAATATACTGTCTTTCCTATGAATTCTTTAGGTCAATCCACCTTTGCACTTGTTCCGAATCTTGTCACTGTCTTCACGAAGAATCCCTGTATCTCTTCTATACCGAGTATGTTCACTACATTCGTCTACATTTTTTCATTGGGTATCGAACGGATCTTCATAAGCTAGGAACGGATACTTCCTTTGATTAGAATGGAAACCAGGAATGAATTCTTGTATCACAGAAATAAGTATCTTCGGAGATACTACCCAATTACAAACATTTTTTAACTAACAAACATGTACTCATGCGGATACAATAATGAATCTCGATGGTAGAAGAATTCGAGTATCTCTTGAAAATTTAACTAGGTCTTCCATTCCAGAGGAATACCATTATGAATTGCAGTTTAACCAGTTAGTATTGAAAGCAGCTCGTAGCTCTGTATGAGAGCCACATCCAAGCAAATTGCAGTTTAACCAGTTAGTATTGAAAAGCATCTGTTACGCGGTACTTCTGT
The genomic region above belongs to Thermoplasmatales archaeon and contains:
- a CDS encoding thermopsin; translated protein: MSSFEGQVRNVSASPSTGLEVNPFSLYSGEPAPMGIADYGIGANDGPYEYNTTSFLGIVGINSLSTYNSSLNYNNYTGGPYGMTFQLNVNLQFFNGGSQYVYWVQDVADLNTSSNNINFIDNVWNLSASNANMHNSTVSGNGTVSNSSGTYFYYDCAGLSMGGNDVALHYPTRVEFKMDSLITTSNQPEVAFMYNDGYGWITYDNVVFKFVGDLTADHGFVVNGNNYEPNGFAFYDAELILGGPGGGSKTTDCSSNLQLQLEYWNGHNFQQVVNAFNFGSDTAEGIHNVVSSGMYYNVNGTLFANVTDGNGSLEQIYNRSEIGIINVSTDMQSGTLIINETSYPFINGDINITLFPGNYVWELYSPEGIIVTQGNFSLLPGQYLALMTSSTYATVFTEIGLQAGTIWYVNITGNNLTYDSGPISGTSHSFQLTNGSYTYTVATSDHTYKPSAYSGSFPVDGTAVTVSITFSEVTYFIIFTESNLPSGSTWYVNITGHDSGPITASTYTLSLPNGTYSYTVSTSDHTYGPSSSSGSVAVAGSTASKSVSFAELYTVTFTESGLSSGTSWSVTLNGTTESSTTNTITFSLPNGTYSYTIANISGYNISKPSGSVTVNGKNVTQSINFSQAPSTTPPPKKPSTPTSSNTDLYIIIGAVVAVAVVGAVVAIMRKKK
- a CDS encoding type IV toxin-antitoxin system AbiEi family antitoxin domain-containing protein, with protein sequence MKYEKSFIDFFSKHNLFSMSDARRFLSRLGASESYIRLMLHNMVHSGKVIKIGKGIYTLQENEAVVGFKFRPFYYGLEYALTIRKIWTQQSVPVIITRTKANPGTRELMGIKVIVHRIGPERFFGFDYMNYDGIFVPVSDPEKTLLDFTYYGIKLDPETMTELRNRIDESKLKDYSKRMFGKNRNIELIRQ
- a CDS encoding nucleotidyl transferase AbiEii/AbiGii toxin family protein, which encodes MEPIGAFLRGNRLKLSELQDYVIDIIYDKYQSDALLYGGTAIWRCFGGTRFSEDIDMYLDKRSFDSFVSSLNKYGLRLIWQDPEFPTTVRISNNQAELLLETKEGYAENEIRAYSRIDGSTKTISVLSATELMVRKVEAYLGRRFIRDIYDLFVLTNWLDKRDYFIRTKLYRFLNEIPTPVDEQILSSLLYSGTSNLSFISMVTYIKRWLDEI
- a CDS encoding ABC transporter ATP-binding protein — protein: MDLRISNLSKSFGKIKALNSISMEISGNGVIGYLGPNGAGKTTTIKVMAGLIRPDSGDVFINGFSITSDKRTALSKISSVVETPSPYPYLTVKEYLLLIGSLRGMERNLVKNKIDELQKTFRLEDLNQSCGHLSKGNKQRVILMAALLPETEIIILDEPTSGLDPIESKIFRDYMKILKREKLLFISSHLMFEVSDLCDEVIFINKGKIISRMSVAEVNKMFEGKGALGMEEAYIKMIGGDK
- a CDS encoding ABC transporter permease subunit, with product MKPSFMKVTNAFYLTFLRYYVRSWRFYGMLIVSALLSVMMATVYFSGAIKFPHLAASFISDVLGNVTLVIVVVAVFFGGDAFAQDFYSGTGLMILTQPISRISVYVGRLFGALTSGVLVIGVYYAVDAAASLYHYSSIPAGIVSSYGLAILFLLASLSFAFFFSTLFRSIPVSIISSFMLLFVGFLAIEQVVLQLGREPWYILTYGGDAIDAVPLPTYPPHISSYVINGVQVTSYFPTVAESVIIMLSYFAITTMISIIVYNARQLR
- a CDS encoding alpha/beta hydrolase; translation: MMIKDRGIEEPKFQVLFYPPLDLDFFSESISEFSDGFFLTGDQTDLFAEMYMRNKDNALNSYLSPILHSDLSRLPEAVIITVEHDPLRDDGETYVAKLGSAGVQVTGIRAMRMIHGLLNFTLVLPVATGVADMVCPLSERNWVPALMSDPSPLSGLKREFVTNLMTGIYNSEFKKLKGTQKF